Proteins encoded within one genomic window of Sphingomonas sp. KRR8:
- a CDS encoding helix-turn-helix transcriptional regulator, with the protein MVQRKLFLGARLKRLRRERGLQQGAMAAELGISPSYLNHLERNQRPVTAGILLKLADAYDIDIRAFASEGGEHGGADQLAEVFTDGMFQDLGVSRQEILETADNAPALAEAVTRLYTAFRELQRHPVGADTEGDERSYITPETWVRDFIQSSRNHFPDLEDGAETLGGALGDPLSVAEPLRRRLKEAYGVDVRVASPEEMEGASQVYDPQRRLLLLSSLLRPENKTFGIAYQLSLLELHPIIARLIEAARPPDAGTRHLLHVSLANYAAGAIMMPYGKFLTAAERYRYSIDRLCAEFGANVEQVAHRLTTMNRQGARGVPFFMLRIDPAGNVSKRYAGEKFPFSRFGGTCPRWNLHAAFQAAGQVVTQLIETPDGHRYFTVARTIERPIKTELSGGLLAIGLGCDIEHAHRLHCAEGIDLERAPVTPVGPSCGICPRMDCAYRATPPAGRTLAVHEFRKTVSPFPFVGA; encoded by the coding sequence ATGGTTCAGCGCAAGCTCTTCCTTGGCGCCCGCCTCAAACGGCTGCGGCGCGAGCGCGGCCTCCAGCAGGGGGCGATGGCGGCCGAGCTTGGGATCAGCCCAAGCTATCTGAACCATCTCGAGCGCAACCAGCGCCCCGTGACGGCGGGCATCCTGCTCAAGCTGGCCGACGCCTACGACATCGACATCCGCGCCTTTGCCAGCGAGGGCGGCGAGCATGGCGGCGCCGACCAGCTGGCGGAGGTCTTCACCGACGGCATGTTTCAGGATCTGGGCGTCAGCCGGCAGGAAATCCTAGAGACGGCCGACAATGCGCCCGCCCTGGCCGAAGCGGTGACCCGGCTCTACACCGCTTTCCGCGAGCTTCAGCGCCACCCGGTGGGCGCGGACACCGAAGGTGACGAGCGCAGCTACATCACGCCCGAGACTTGGGTTCGCGACTTCATCCAGTCGAGCCGCAATCACTTTCCCGACCTGGAAGACGGCGCCGAGACGCTGGGCGGCGCGCTGGGCGATCCGCTGTCGGTGGCCGAGCCGCTGCGCCGGCGCCTCAAGGAAGCCTATGGCGTGGACGTGCGGGTCGCCAGCCCCGAGGAAATGGAAGGCGCCAGCCAGGTCTACGATCCGCAACGGCGGCTGCTGTTGCTCTCGTCGCTGCTTCGCCCCGAGAACAAGACCTTTGGCATCGCCTACCAGCTGAGCCTGCTGGAGCTGCACCCGATCATCGCCCGCCTGATCGAAGCGGCGCGGCCACCGGACGCCGGGACCCGCCACCTGCTCCACGTCAGCCTCGCCAATTACGCGGCCGGGGCGATCATGATGCCCTACGGCAAGTTCCTGACGGCAGCGGAGCGGTACCGTTATTCGATCGACCGGCTGTGCGCGGAGTTCGGCGCCAATGTCGAGCAGGTCGCCCACCGCCTGACCACCATGAATCGGCAGGGCGCACGCGGGGTGCCCTTCTTCATGCTGCGGATCGACCCGGCCGGGAATGTGTCCAAGCGCTACGCCGGCGAGAAATTCCCATTCTCGCGCTTCGGCGGCACCTGCCCCCGCTGGAACCTGCACGCGGCCTTCCAAGCGGCGGGACAGGTCGTGACCCAGCTGATCGAGACTCCCGACGGGCATCGTTATTTCACCGTGGCTCGGACCATCGAGCGGCCGATCAAGACCGAATTGTCCGGCGGACTGCTGGCAATAGGGCTGGGCTGCGACATCGAGCATGCGCACCGGCTGCACTGCGCCGAGGGCATCGACCTGGAGCGTGCGCCGGTCACTCCGGTGGGACCCTCCTGCGGCATCTGCCCCCGCATGGACTGCGCGTACCGCGCCACTCCGCCAGCCGGTCGGACGCTGGCCGTGCACGAATTCCGCAAGACCGTGTCGCCCTTCCCCTTCGTGGGTGCGTGA
- the pheS gene encoding phenylalanine--tRNA ligase subunit alpha, which yields MTDLDNTLARIAAASNLQALDSERVSALGKSGWVTALLKTLGSLSPEERQTRGPEIQGMRGAVADAIAARREALEAEELSRKLATERVDLSLPAPERPVGTVHPVSQVMEELAEIFADLGFAVAEGPEIESDWYNFTALNMPEHHPARAMHDTFYCEPRGDEPARVLRTHTSPVQIRAMEKHGAPLRVIAPGRVYRSDSDATHTPMFHQIEGIVIDRAIHMGHLKWTLETFLKAFFERDDIVLRMRPSYFPFTEPSAEVDVGYSHEKGRRVVGGSEGWMEVLGSGMVHPRVIAAAGLDPDEWQGFAFGTGVDRLAMLKYGMDDLRAFFDGDIRWLKHYGFSALAVPTLAQGVGA from the coding sequence ATGACTGATCTCGACAACACATTGGCGCGGATTGCCGCCGCGTCGAACCTGCAGGCGCTCGATTCCGAGCGGGTGAGCGCGCTTGGCAAGAGCGGCTGGGTGACGGCCCTCCTGAAGACGCTGGGCAGCCTCAGCCCCGAGGAGCGCCAGACCCGCGGGCCTGAGATCCAGGGCATGCGCGGCGCCGTCGCCGACGCCATCGCCGCGCGCAGGGAAGCGCTCGAAGCTGAAGAGCTCAGCCGGAAGCTGGCGACCGAGCGCGTCGACCTGTCCCTCCCCGCGCCGGAGCGGCCGGTGGGCACCGTCCATCCGGTCAGCCAGGTGATGGAGGAACTGGCCGAGATCTTCGCCGACCTCGGCTTCGCGGTCGCCGAGGGGCCAGAAATCGAGAGCGACTGGTACAACTTCACCGCCCTCAACATGCCGGAGCATCACCCCGCCCGGGCGATGCACGACACCTTCTATTGCGAGCCGCGCGGCGACGAGCCCGCGCGCGTTCTGCGCACCCACACCTCTCCGGTGCAGATCCGGGCGATGGAGAAGCATGGCGCCCCGCTCCGGGTGATCGCGCCGGGGCGGGTCTACCGGTCCGACAGCGACGCCACGCACACGCCCATGTTCCACCAGATCGAGGGCATCGTCATCGACCGCGCGATCCACATGGGTCACCTCAAGTGGACGCTGGAGACTTTCCTCAAGGCCTTCTTCGAGCGGGACGACATCGTACTGCGCATGCGGCCGAGCTACTTCCCCTTCACCGAGCCATCGGCCGAGGTCGACGTCGGCTACAGCCATGAAAAGGGCCGCCGCGTCGTGGGTGGTTCGGAAGGCTGGATGGAGGTGCTGGGCAGCGGCATGGTCCACCCGCGGGTGATCGCGGCCGCGGGCCTCGACCCCGACGAATGGCAGGGCTTCGCCTTCGGCACCGGTGTCGACCGTTTGGCCATGCTCAAATATGGCATGGACGACCTGCGCGCCTTCTTTGACGGCGATATCCGCTGGCTCAAGCATTACGGTTTCAGCGCGCTCGCCGTGCCCACCCTGGCGCAGGGAGTGGGCGCATGA
- the aceA gene encoding isocitrate lyase, translated as MADFSEVVSAPPGRFDGIERPYSAEDVKRLRGSVPIDHTLARRGALKLWELLNGQEEPVRALGAVTGNQAMQMVRAGLQAIYLSGWQVAADANTAGAMYPDQSLYPANAGPELAKRINRTLQRADQIEHLEGGAKRDWFVPIVADAEAGFGGPLNCFEIMKAYIEAGAAGVHFEDQLASEKKCGHLGGKVLIPTQAAIRNLDAARLAADICGVPTVLVARTDAESAKLITSDVDERDRQFITGERTPEGFYRLREGSGLDHCIARGLAFAAHADLLWWETSHPDLEDARKFAEAVHREHPGKLLAYNCSPSFNWAAKLDADTIAKFQRELGAMGYKYQFVTLAGFHALNHGMFELSSNYRDHGMAAYSELQQAEFASEKDGYTATRHQREVGTGYFDAIATAVSAGQASTTALKESTEAAQFVAAE; from the coding sequence ATGGCCGATTTCAGTGAAGTTGTTTCCGCTCCGCCCGGCCGTTTCGACGGAATCGAGCGGCCCTACAGTGCGGAGGACGTGAAGCGGCTGCGTGGCTCGGTGCCGATCGACCACACGCTCGCCCGGCGCGGCGCGCTCAAGCTGTGGGAACTGCTCAACGGCCAGGAAGAGCCAGTTCGGGCGCTGGGCGCCGTCACCGGCAATCAGGCGATGCAGATGGTCCGCGCGGGGCTTCAGGCCATCTACCTGTCCGGCTGGCAGGTCGCCGCCGACGCCAACACCGCCGGGGCCATGTACCCCGACCAGTCGCTCTATCCCGCCAATGCCGGTCCGGAGTTGGCCAAGCGGATCAACCGCACGCTCCAGCGCGCCGACCAGATCGAGCATCTGGAGGGCGGTGCCAAGCGCGACTGGTTCGTGCCGATCGTCGCCGATGCCGAGGCCGGCTTCGGCGGACCGCTGAACTGCTTCGAGATCATGAAAGCCTATATCGAGGCGGGCGCCGCCGGCGTTCACTTCGAGGACCAGCTCGCGTCCGAGAAGAAATGCGGCCACCTCGGCGGCAAGGTGCTGATCCCGACCCAGGCGGCAATCCGCAACCTCGATGCGGCGCGGCTCGCCGCCGACATCTGCGGGGTGCCGACCGTGCTCGTCGCGCGCACCGACGCGGAAAGCGCCAAGCTCATCACCAGCGACGTCGACGAGCGCGACCGCCAGTTCATCACCGGTGAGCGGACGCCGGAGGGCTTCTATCGCCTGCGCGAAGGCAGCGGCCTCGACCATTGCATCGCCCGCGGACTCGCCTTCGCCGCCCACGCCGACCTGCTGTGGTGGGAAACAAGCCACCCGGACCTGGAGGACGCCCGCAAGTTCGCGGAAGCCGTGCACAGGGAGCATCCGGGCAAGCTGCTCGCCTACAACTGCAGCCCGTCGTTCAACTGGGCGGCGAAGCTCGACGCCGATACCATCGCCAAGTTCCAGCGCGAGCTGGGTGCGATGGGCTACAAGTATCAGTTCGTCACGCTGGCCGGCTTCCATGCCTTGAACCACGGCATGTTCGAGCTGTCGTCGAATTACCGCGACCACGGCATGGCGGCCTATTCCGAGCTCCAGCAGGCCGAGTTTGCGTCCGAAAAGGACGGTTACACCGCGACGCGTCACCAGCGCGAGGTCGGCACCGGCTATTTCGACGCGATCGCCACCGCGGTCAGTGCCGGCCAGGCCTCGACCACCGCACTCAAGGAATCCACCGAAGCCGCGCAGTTCGTTGCGGCCGAATAA